In Thermosynechococcus sichuanensis E542, a single genomic region encodes these proteins:
- a CDS encoding DUF928 domain-containing protein gives MSAHRFGLSWLVLGTLAMGMGALPVILPSLPAVAQNPSSQTSEFDRYMQRGYQLTAKRDYQSALVNFRRALSLRPGNRYALTAISNVEAYIARDRYAAQSSNRLTFVPTNRGMPGQRVAGATRFGECTQGSLTKIVALVPDNNLGMTAAANPSLFFFVPQSTAKSAELMLLSEAGDLLLTQQVPLNGKAGILPVTVDASQAKLQPGQKYQWIFSLTCKPNEPDANPFVTGWIERAELDSNLAQVITTMPAADRLPLLATSQLWNDTLATLVELQQSNPNDAAIKQQWQDVLKSAGIDPQIVNMPLLR, from the coding sequence ATGTCTGCCCACCGTTTTGGCCTTTCGTGGCTAGTCCTCGGTACCTTGGCAATGGGGATGGGTGCCCTGCCAGTCATTTTGCCATCGTTACCTGCTGTTGCCCAAAATCCCTCTAGCCAAACCAGTGAGTTTGATCGCTACATGCAGCGGGGGTATCAACTGACTGCCAAGCGAGACTATCAATCGGCTTTGGTGAATTTCCGCCGTGCCCTCAGTTTGCGCCCCGGTAACCGCTATGCCCTCACGGCCATTAGTAATGTGGAGGCCTATATTGCTCGCGATCGCTACGCCGCCCAATCCAGTAACCGTCTCACCTTTGTGCCCACCAATCGCGGCATGCCGGGTCAACGGGTTGCAGGTGCCACCCGCTTTGGTGAATGCACCCAAGGCTCCCTGACAAAAATTGTCGCCCTTGTGCCCGATAATAACTTGGGTATGACGGCTGCCGCCAATCCCAGTCTCTTTTTCTTTGTCCCCCAAAGTACGGCCAAATCAGCGGAACTGATGCTGCTCTCAGAAGCCGGGGATCTGCTACTGACCCAACAAGTGCCCCTGAATGGTAAGGCCGGCATTTTACCTGTGACGGTAGATGCCAGTCAAGCGAAGCTACAGCCGGGGCAAAAATACCAGTGGATCTTCTCCCTGACCTGTAAGCCCAATGAACCCGATGCCAATCCCTTTGTGACGGGCTGGATTGAACGGGCTGAGCTAGACAGCAACCTTGCCCAAGTGATTACCACCATGCCCGCGGCCGATCGCTTGCCCCTTTTGGCCACCAGTCAGCTCTGGAACGATACCTTGGCAACCCTTGTGGAATTGCAGCAAAGCAATCCCAATGACGCTGCAATCAAACAGCAGTGGCAGGATGTCCTCAAGAGTGCCGGCATTGATCCACAAATTGTCAATATGCCGCTGTTGCGATAG
- a CDS encoding 7-carboxy-7-deazaguanine synthase QueE, translated as MGRHSTYLLNTLTIFKVLSKRMPDCDQACTSPVISVKEQQTKDHFSLAQITLPLVELFSAIQGEGANVGCRQIFIRLAGCDLRCTYCDSAHTWLVPAHALIEEQAGDRHFQTVANPVTAAHILKAVQQLNTPPIHDSISLTGGEPLLHAATLALFLPLLKAHSSLPLYLETGGHHPEALEQILPYLDSVGMDIKLPSVSGECHWSAHEAFLRLCDRAPVEVFCKVIISQTTDPTDLHRLSDLVASVNPDIPVFLQPVTPVGTGRCTPPPTPAQVLAWQGQLKARLTHVRVIPQTHKFLGQR; from the coding sequence GTGGGCAGACATAGCACTTACCTACTGAACACGCTAACTATCTTTAAGGTACTATCGAAAAGAATGCCCGATTGTGATCAGGCTTGCACATCCCCTGTGATTTCTGTAAAAGAGCAGCAAACGAAGGATCATTTTTCCCTTGCCCAGATCACGCTTCCTTTGGTGGAGCTGTTCTCAGCGATTCAAGGGGAGGGCGCCAATGTGGGGTGTCGGCAAATTTTTATTCGTTTGGCAGGCTGTGATCTCCGCTGCACCTATTGTGACAGTGCTCATACGTGGCTTGTTCCCGCCCATGCCCTGATTGAAGAACAAGCGGGCGATCGCCACTTTCAAACCGTTGCCAACCCCGTGACTGCTGCCCATATTCTCAAAGCTGTCCAGCAGCTCAATACACCGCCCATCCATGACAGTATTAGCCTCACTGGGGGTGAACCGCTGCTCCATGCTGCCACACTGGCACTATTTTTGCCCCTGCTAAAAGCCCATAGCTCCCTGCCCCTCTACCTTGAAACTGGCGGCCATCATCCAGAAGCACTGGAGCAGATTCTTCCCTATCTTGATAGCGTGGGTATGGACATTAAGCTCCCCAGTGTCAGTGGTGAGTGCCATTGGTCAGCCCATGAAGCCTTTTTGCGCCTGTGCGATCGCGCCCCTGTCGAGGTCTTTTGCAAAGTGATTATTTCCCAAACCACTGACCCTACCGATCTCCATCGTCTCAGTGACCTTGTGGCCAGCGTGAATCCCGATATCCCCGTTTTCCTCCAACCTGTGACACCCGTCGGTACCGGTCGCTGTACCCCCCCACCCACCCCCGCACAAGTTCTCGCATGGCAAGGGCAACTCAAGGCACGGCTGACCCATGTGCGCGTCATTCCCCAAACCCACAAATTTCTTGGCCAGCGCTAG
- a CDS encoding EAL domain-containing protein, which yields MVQPSPLQDQTLAASSFSMGDRLLEILFSYCAQGLLLIGVSPTRPPQYQVISANSIGQQLLGNHLAVVSLLQDGALLTFFDQCWHQQIPLQGCHRGLCFTMVPLREPTSTAGFIVTFLQHEPSHSPLAANPQRLTQLVDQLLGFIFSCESTPPWRLTYLSQGCYGVTGYTPREFHSRGDQGWNQIIYPQDLPLVTETLQQAIAHASPYDIEYRILHRDGHPRWVREQGIPVLNSQGQVIAIDGVITDITAWKELHDALDQPIIRLNESLGNDFCRDLVLYLSQRLGIDYVFIGELSGRQQDWVTTLALSYRGELQPPLSYALADTPCSSVLTADTCFYNHGVARLFPKDEMLRDLQIESYIGVPLRNAKGETLGIIALMHTQPLERIAAIESLLKIFAVRVTAELERIRAERAQQARQAQLDQQLRYERLISTVASEFINLPLTEIPQAIHKVLGLLGEMTEADRVYLFEPDDSEGATFSNTYEWCQPEIEPQQENLQGVPKREFPLFFEALDTQGWVLWPAIQALPTDAPDRQGLEAQKIQSLLSVALKRGSQLIGFLGLDFVRQPQPHLENFLPLLQVMGQVFTNVLERQEIERSLCLAESQYRSIFENATEGIFQSSPHGYYLKVNPALARIYGYDSPADLQAHITDIATQLYVNPHRREEFIQALTTNGTVTNFESQVYRKDGQIIWISENARAVYDAKGQLAYFEGTVVDITDRKLSENTIHYQAFHDLLTGLPNRVLFDDRLAMALAEACRQQQRVGVMFLDLDRFKIINDTLGHAVGDQLLQQVAERLVQCLRETDTVARWGGDEFTVLLPMVHHPDDLAIVAERILYALKPEFILNGHYLHITTSIGIAVYPDHGESADVLLRNADTALYRAKETGRNTYQFYTNSLNALAPELLRLENDLHTALEHGELSIYYQPQLDLTKGKIHAIEALLRWHHPRQGLLYPKHFIDIAEENGLILAIGRWVLQQACRDCHAWQQQGLAGVGVAVNLSARQFLHMNLVEEVSQCLRDAHLAPELLTLEITETTAIHHVQRTQLILQELRALGVGITLDDFGTGYASLNYLKQFPITGLKIDRSFITDIEGDRQDQAIVKAIIDLAKSLEIPIVAEGVETWGQGQLLQHLGCKAIQGYLLTEPLPYSQVIHWSIPRMRLR from the coding sequence GTGGTTCAGCCCTCTCCTCTGCAAGACCAGACACTGGCCGCTTCTTCCTTTTCCATGGGCGATCGCCTGTTGGAAATTCTTTTTAGTTATTGTGCCCAAGGGCTACTACTGATTGGCGTTTCTCCCACCCGCCCACCCCAATATCAAGTCATTAGCGCCAATAGCATTGGCCAGCAGCTTTTGGGGAATCACCTCGCCGTGGTTTCACTCCTTCAGGATGGAGCGCTGCTCACATTCTTTGATCAGTGTTGGCACCAGCAAATACCCCTACAAGGTTGCCACCGAGGACTCTGCTTCACCATGGTTCCCCTCAGGGAGCCAACATCAACAGCGGGGTTCATTGTTACCTTTCTCCAGCATGAACCAAGCCATAGCCCCCTCGCTGCAAATCCCCAGCGCTTGACCCAGTTGGTGGATCAACTGTTGGGGTTTATCTTTTCCTGTGAGAGTACACCACCGTGGCGGTTGACATACTTGAGTCAGGGCTGTTACGGCGTGACGGGCTATACGCCTAGGGAGTTTCATAGCCGTGGTGACCAAGGCTGGAATCAAATCATCTATCCTCAAGACTTGCCCCTTGTCACAGAGACCCTACAGCAGGCGATCGCCCATGCCAGCCCCTACGACATTGAATACCGCATTCTGCACCGCGACGGTCACCCTCGCTGGGTACGGGAACAGGGCATTCCCGTTCTGAATAGCCAAGGCCAAGTGATCGCCATTGATGGGGTAATTACTGACATTACTGCGTGGAAGGAGTTGCACGACGCCCTTGATCAGCCGATTATTCGCCTCAATGAAAGCTTGGGCAATGACTTTTGCCGCGATTTAGTCCTTTATCTGAGTCAGCGATTAGGCATTGATTATGTCTTTATTGGTGAACTCAGTGGCCGCCAGCAGGATTGGGTGACCACACTTGCCCTGAGTTATCGGGGTGAACTGCAACCTCCCTTGAGCTATGCCCTTGCCGATACCCCCTGCTCATCAGTTCTAACAGCCGATACCTGTTTTTACAACCACGGTGTGGCACGTTTGTTTCCCAAGGATGAGATGCTCAGAGATTTGCAGATTGAATCCTATATTGGCGTGCCCCTGCGCAATGCAAAAGGGGAAACCCTTGGCATTATCGCCCTCATGCATACCCAGCCCCTTGAACGCATTGCCGCCATTGAAAGTCTGCTCAAAATCTTTGCCGTGCGAGTGACTGCTGAACTAGAGCGGATTCGCGCTGAACGAGCACAGCAAGCCCGCCAAGCCCAATTGGATCAGCAACTGCGCTATGAACGCCTAATTAGTACTGTCGCCAGTGAGTTTATTAACCTGCCCCTGACGGAGATTCCCCAAGCTATCCACAAGGTGCTGGGTCTGTTGGGAGAAATGACGGAGGCCGACCGCGTTTATCTCTTTGAGCCTGATGATAGCGAGGGTGCCACGTTTTCCAACACCTATGAATGGTGCCAACCGGAGATCGAGCCACAACAGGAAAATTTGCAGGGGGTACCCAAAAGGGAATTTCCCCTCTTTTTTGAAGCGCTCGACACCCAAGGCTGGGTACTGTGGCCGGCCATTCAAGCGTTACCGACCGATGCCCCCGATCGCCAAGGTCTAGAGGCACAAAAAATTCAGTCTCTACTGTCAGTTGCCCTGAAGCGCGGCTCACAACTGATTGGCTTTCTTGGGCTAGACTTTGTGCGGCAGCCCCAACCCCACCTAGAGAACTTTCTACCCCTGCTACAGGTGATGGGGCAGGTGTTCACTAATGTGCTTGAGCGCCAAGAGATCGAGCGATCGCTGTGCCTTGCCGAGAGCCAGTACCGCAGTATTTTTGAAAACGCCACAGAGGGCATCTTTCAATCCAGTCCCCATGGCTATTACCTCAAGGTCAACCCTGCCCTTGCCCGTATCTATGGCTATGACTCCCCGGCGGATCTACAAGCCCACATCACTGACATCGCCACCCAGCTCTATGTCAATCCCCATCGCCGCGAAGAGTTTATCCAAGCCTTGACCACTAATGGTACCGTTACTAACTTTGAATCGCAGGTCTATCGCAAGGATGGCCAAATCATTTGGATTTCCGAAAATGCCCGCGCAGTCTATGACGCCAAGGGACAGCTCGCCTACTTTGAAGGCACCGTTGTGGACATTACCGATCGCAAACTCTCAGAAAATACGATCCATTACCAAGCCTTCCATGACCTGCTGACTGGGCTGCCCAACCGTGTCCTTTTTGACGATCGCCTAGCCATGGCTCTGGCTGAAGCCTGCCGACAACAACAGCGGGTAGGGGTGATGTTTTTAGATCTGGATCGCTTCAAAATCATTAACGACACCCTTGGCCATGCTGTGGGAGATCAACTATTGCAGCAGGTAGCAGAACGCCTCGTCCAGTGTCTGCGGGAAACCGATACCGTAGCCCGTTGGGGTGGTGACGAATTCACTGTGCTCTTGCCCATGGTACACCACCCCGATGATTTGGCCATTGTGGCTGAACGCATTCTCTACGCCCTCAAGCCCGAGTTCATTCTCAATGGTCACTATCTTCACATTACGACCAGTATTGGCATTGCCGTCTATCCTGATCACGGTGAATCTGCCGATGTGCTGCTGCGCAATGCTGACACTGCCCTTTATCGTGCCAAGGAAACAGGCCGCAACACGTACCAGTTCTACACCAATAGTCTCAATGCCCTTGCTCCGGAACTCCTGCGCCTTGAAAATGATCTGCATACGGCCCTTGAACACGGCGAACTCTCGATTTACTATCAGCCCCAGCTAGATCTCACAAAAGGCAAAATTCACGCCATTGAAGCATTACTGCGCTGGCACCATCCTCGCCAAGGCTTGCTCTATCCCAAACACTTTATTGATATTGCTGAAGAAAATGGTCTGATCCTTGCCATTGGCCGCTGGGTTCTCCAACAGGCCTGTCGCGACTGCCATGCATGGCAACAACAGGGATTAGCTGGCGTAGGAGTAGCGGTCAACCTGTCGGCACGGCAGTTTTTGCACATGAATCTTGTCGAAGAAGTCAGCCAGTGCCTGCGGGACGCTCACCTTGCTCCCGAATTACTCACCTTGGAAATTACAGAAACCACGGCCATCCATCACGTTCAACGGACGCAGTTAATTCTTCAAGAGTTGCGTGCCCTTGGGGTGGGCATTACGCTAGATGATTTTGGCACGGGTTACGCCTCATTGAACTATCTGAAACAATTCCCGATTACTGGGCTAAAAATTGATCGCTCATTTATCACTGACATTGAAGGCGATCGCCAAGATCAAGCGATCGTCAAAGCCATCATTGATCTGGCCAAGAGCCTCGAAATCCCCATCGTGGCCGAGGGTGTAGAAACTTGGGGGCAAGGGCAACTTCTCCAACACCTTGGCTGTAAAGCCATTCAAGGCTACCTGCTCACAGAGCCACTCCCCTATTCCCAAGTGATCCACTGGTCAATTCCTCGAATGCGGTTGAGATGA
- the cbiB gene encoding adenosylcobinamide-phosphate synthase CbiB — protein sequence MSCQLIAYTILLAAALLDFGLGDPWGWPHPVRWMGGYIQFVSNRFNHGQGWPIWAQRLGGAVLTLSLITGSALISWGVVALGMAISPLLGWGIAVVGTASGFAGRSLRDAAIEVLEPLVAGNLEAARQSLAKYVGRETAQLEAPQILRAVLETVSENTTDGMMAPLFYGAIATLVVPQLTPLPLVMAYKAASTLDSMIGYREPPYTHWGWFAAKTDDVLTWLPCRLLVFLVALCSGQWQRVWQWCWRDAPKDPSPNSGWSECAYAAALGVRLGGTNTYRGTVKVKPFLGEALQPIDQGTIIAALRLSRSLYLITLTATGGILLVWSKVFFI from the coding sequence GTGTCTTGCCAACTCATTGCCTATACGATTCTTCTCGCTGCTGCCCTCCTTGACTTTGGCCTTGGGGATCCGTGGGGCTGGCCGCATCCAGTGCGCTGGATGGGAGGATATATCCAATTTGTCAGCAACAGGTTCAACCATGGCCAAGGCTGGCCGATCTGGGCACAACGGTTGGGAGGGGCAGTGCTGACGCTCAGTTTAATTACGGGGTCTGCCCTCATCAGTTGGGGGGTGGTGGCACTGGGGATGGCAATTTCACCTCTTTTGGGTTGGGGAATTGCAGTGGTGGGTACTGCCAGCGGCTTTGCCGGTCGTAGTCTGCGGGATGCAGCAATAGAGGTACTCGAACCCTTGGTGGCTGGCAATCTGGAGGCGGCACGCCAGTCCTTAGCGAAATATGTGGGTCGCGAGACTGCCCAGCTAGAGGCGCCGCAGATTCTACGGGCGGTTCTAGAAACCGTGAGTGAAAATACCACCGATGGCATGATGGCACCACTTTTTTATGGGGCGATCGCTACCCTTGTTGTTCCGCAACTCACCCCCTTGCCCCTCGTCATGGCCTACAAAGCGGCCAGCACCTTGGACTCAATGATTGGTTACCGTGAGCCACCCTACACCCACTGGGGATGGTTTGCTGCCAAGACCGATGACGTGCTTACGTGGTTGCCCTGTCGGTTGCTCGTCTTTCTGGTTGCCCTTTGCTCCGGGCAGTGGCAGCGAGTGTGGCAGTGGTGTTGGCGGGATGCCCCCAAGGATCCCAGTCCCAATTCCGGTTGGAGTGAGTGTGCCTATGCAGCCGCTCTCGGAGTACGTCTGGGGGGCACGAATACCTATCGCGGCACGGTAAAAGTGAAACCCTTTTTGGGAGAAGCACTACAACCTATTGATCAAGGTACGATTATTGCGGCGCTGCGGCTCAGTCGTTCCCTCTACCTGATCACTCTCACAGCCACAGGCGGCATCCTCTTGGTGTGGTCTAAAGTGTTTTTCATTTAG
- a CDS encoding Fe(3+) ABC transporter substrate-binding protein, which translates to MEKVGRRVLLGMGAGATAYVAHHLWNQRTESSNAQQRQAGGVINVYSARHYDTDKALYNGFTQQTGIRVNIIEAEADALIERIRSEGTRSPADVLITVDAGRLWRAQQAGILQPIQSRVLNSVVPANLREPQGHWFGLSRRVRVLIYDKSKVNPNQLSTYEDLANPKWRRQILSRSSSNVYNQSLTGSLLAIHGAQKTEQWARGLAQNFARPPEGNDTAQIRACAAGVGSIAIANHYYLARLIASDKAEDRAVAEKVGLFFPNQRDRGAHVNICGGGVVAGAPNRQAAIRFLEYLVSPKAQEMFAMANFEYPVRSGVPLHPIVQRFGNFRGQNVNAAVFGRNNAEALRIMERAGWR; encoded by the coding sequence ATGGAGAAAGTAGGTCGCCGTGTATTGCTGGGCATGGGTGCCGGCGCAACTGCTTATGTTGCTCACCATCTCTGGAATCAAAGGACAGAATCCAGTAATGCCCAACAGCGGCAAGCCGGAGGGGTGATCAATGTCTATTCGGCACGGCACTACGACACTGACAAAGCCCTCTACAACGGTTTTACGCAGCAGACGGGGATTCGCGTCAACATTATTGAAGCTGAAGCCGATGCCCTGATTGAGCGGATTCGCAGTGAAGGTACTCGCTCACCCGCCGATGTACTCATTACGGTGGATGCCGGTCGCTTGTGGCGAGCACAGCAAGCCGGTATTTTGCAGCCGATTCAGTCAAGGGTACTCAATAGCGTTGTGCCAGCGAACCTGCGGGAACCCCAAGGACACTGGTTTGGCCTCTCACGGCGAGTGCGTGTCCTGATTTACGATAAATCCAAAGTGAATCCCAACCAACTCTCCACCTACGAGGATTTGGCTAATCCCAAGTGGCGGCGGCAGATTCTCAGTCGCAGTTCCAGCAATGTTTATAATCAATCCCTAACAGGGTCACTGCTGGCCATTCATGGTGCCCAAAAAACGGAACAATGGGCGAGAGGACTAGCCCAAAACTTTGCCCGTCCCCCAGAGGGAAATGATACCGCCCAAATTCGTGCCTGTGCAGCGGGTGTTGGCAGCATTGCAATTGCAAATCACTACTATCTAGCTCGGTTAATTGCCTCAGATAAAGCAGAAGATCGTGCAGTTGCTGAGAAGGTGGGCTTGTTTTTCCCCAACCAGCGCGATCGCGGCGCCCACGTGAATATCTGTGGGGGTGGTGTGGTGGCCGGTGCCCCCAATCGTCAGGCGGCGATTCGCTTCTTGGAGTATCTGGTGAGTCCCAAGGCACAGGAAATGTTTGCGATGGCCAACTTTGAGTATCCGGTGCGCTCCGGCGTACCCTTGCACCCGATTGTGCAGCGGTTTGGCAACTTCCGGGGGCAAAATGTCAATGCCGCCGTTTTTGGCCGCAATAATGCCGAGGCCCTGCGGATTATGGAGCGGGCTGGGTGGCGCTGA
- a CDS encoding pyruvate kinase, with protein MLLEAPTVPVSPIALLHSLLELRQEITKEGEARFQQWQSKIKRSEFIPSARNLAYYLALRWRDLRVIQMALMPWGLSSLGRIESRVLPNLDAVINTLGALCQTHESLPPRPPLEAFFAGDRQLRRQTEELFGPIRGKRHVRIMVTLPTEAATNPQWSITLLRKGMNCARINCAHDDPATWEAMIEHLQAASHMTGQPCKILMDLGGPKPRIAEIFPDMVRLHRGDRLRLTTEICPDGVEIPQFTCSLPEILPQLEVGQRVWIDDGHIGGRIVSKDTQGVELTITHCKEGQRLKLAKGLNFPDSDLRLCPLTESDRQHLAFACRHADIIGYSYVQSAEDIALLQRELEHCCGDRADQMGIIAKIETPKAIRALPEMVVQAAGRQPFGVMIARGDLAVEIGYQRLAEMQEEILWLCEAAHVPVVWATQVLENLVKKGVPSRAEITDAAMAERAECVMLNKGPYVGLAVDILDDVLARMEAHQQKKTPQLRALHSWQPYETPAIVRQ; from the coding sequence ATGTTGCTGGAGGCACCAACGGTACCCGTTTCACCCATTGCCTTGCTCCATAGCCTGTTAGAACTGCGGCAGGAAATTACCAAAGAGGGGGAAGCCCGTTTTCAACAGTGGCAATCAAAAATTAAGCGATCCGAATTTATACCTAGTGCCCGCAATCTTGCTTACTATTTGGCCTTGCGCTGGCGGGATCTCCGGGTAATTCAAATGGCCTTGATGCCTTGGGGGTTATCCTCCTTGGGACGGATCGAGTCGCGGGTGCTCCCCAATTTGGATGCGGTGATCAACACTCTCGGCGCTCTGTGCCAGACCCATGAGTCACTGCCCCCCCGCCCCCCCTTAGAGGCTTTTTTTGCGGGCGATCGCCAACTGCGCCGCCAGACAGAAGAACTCTTTGGTCCAATTCGTGGCAAACGCCATGTGCGCATCATGGTGACCTTACCAACTGAAGCGGCTACCAACCCCCAGTGGAGTATTACGCTCCTGCGCAAGGGGATGAACTGTGCCCGCATCAACTGTGCCCACGATGACCCCGCCACTTGGGAGGCGATGATTGAGCACCTACAAGCGGCAAGCCACATGACAGGCCAACCCTGCAAAATTCTCATGGACTTGGGAGGACCAAAACCCCGCATTGCCGAAATCTTTCCAGACATGGTGCGTCTTCACCGCGGCGATCGCCTACGGCTGACAACGGAAATTTGCCCTGATGGCGTAGAGATACCGCAATTCACCTGCTCCTTGCCAGAAATTTTGCCCCAATTAGAGGTGGGGCAGCGGGTTTGGATTGACGATGGTCACATTGGCGGTCGCATTGTCAGTAAAGATACCCAAGGGGTGGAACTCACCATTACCCACTGCAAGGAAGGGCAGCGGCTGAAACTGGCCAAGGGCTTGAACTTCCCCGACAGTGATTTGCGCCTGTGTCCGCTGACCGAGAGCGATCGCCAGCATCTGGCCTTTGCTTGCCGCCATGCCGATATTATTGGCTACTCCTACGTTCAGTCCGCCGAGGATATTGCCCTGCTGCAACGGGAACTGGAGCATTGTTGTGGCGATCGCGCTGACCAGATGGGCATCATTGCCAAAATTGAGACCCCAAAAGCGATTCGGGCACTACCAGAAATGGTCGTCCAAGCGGCGGGTCGGCAGCCCTTTGGCGTCATGATTGCCCGGGGAGACCTCGCCGTTGAAATTGGCTACCAACGTCTAGCGGAAATGCAGGAGGAAATTCTCTGGCTCTGTGAAGCTGCCCATGTACCCGTGGTTTGGGCCACCCAAGTCCTTGAAAACTTGGTGAAAAAAGGTGTGCCCTCCCGGGCAGAAATCACCGATGCTGCAATGGCGGAGCGAGCGGAGTGTGTCATGCTCAACAAAGGCCCCTACGTGGGGTTAGCAGTGGATATCCTCGATGATGTTCTTGCCCGCATGGAAGCGCACCAGCAAAAGAAAACACCGCAGCTACGGGCACTGCATTCGTGGCAGCCCTACGAAACGCCAGCGATCGTGCGCCAATAA
- a CDS encoding efflux RND transporter periplasmic adaptor subunit has product MAKQQWLGAIAIALLLGGCQSAMSRLESPAVARPEREGVAADVAVARLAPLETGTTLTGTTRPYREVMVRSQVEGQVIRLGVDVGDRVQAGQLLAEVDPVVLKNAVFEAEAELAARRNEVIQAQAAVNRARTAVEEARLTLQQAESDARRLETLLRDGAVSAQAAEQARTTAQTARQVLRSREAEVVTAQQAVAVAQGRVQAQTAFVQQARARLNQALLRSPLNGVVLERLTEVGNLLQPGGDVLRLGDIRQLKVVVEVSERELARLAPGQRATVTFDAVPNRTYEGRITRISPAAADARLIPVEVVIDNGDERLGSGLLARVVFQGANAPRLMIPQSALKGFEEGQLSSRQGSVFVVVGDRVQERQVTLGQRREGKVEILSGLNAGDRYVVRSGRPLRDGDKIRPSILSEG; this is encoded by the coding sequence ATGGCGAAGCAACAATGGCTGGGGGCGATCGCGATCGCCCTGCTCCTAGGGGGATGCCAGTCGGCAATGAGTCGCTTAGAATCACCGGCAGTTGCCCGTCCAGAACGTGAAGGGGTCGCCGCCGATGTGGCTGTGGCACGCTTGGCACCACTGGAAACTGGGACAACCCTAACGGGTACCACGCGCCCCTACCGTGAAGTGATGGTGCGATCGCAGGTGGAAGGTCAAGTGATTCGCCTTGGCGTGGATGTGGGCGATCGCGTGCAAGCGGGGCAACTGCTGGCGGAGGTGGATCCCGTTGTCCTGAAAAACGCTGTCTTTGAAGCAGAAGCAGAACTGGCTGCCCGCCGCAATGAAGTCATCCAAGCCCAAGCGGCCGTCAATCGCGCCCGTACAGCCGTTGAGGAAGCCCGTCTGACCCTCCAACAGGCGGAAAGTGATGCCCGCCGCCTTGAAACCCTGCTGCGGGATGGTGCCGTCTCAGCCCAAGCAGCGGAACAGGCACGAACGACAGCGCAAACAGCACGGCAGGTACTGCGGTCTCGTGAAGCAGAGGTGGTGACGGCTCAACAGGCGGTGGCCGTTGCCCAAGGTCGGGTACAAGCCCAAACCGCCTTTGTCCAACAGGCACGGGCACGCTTGAATCAAGCCCTCCTGCGATCGCCCCTCAATGGCGTGGTGCTAGAGCGACTCACAGAAGTGGGCAACCTGCTGCAACCGGGGGGCGACGTTCTCCGCCTTGGCGATATTCGTCAACTCAAAGTTGTCGTGGAAGTCTCGGAACGGGAATTGGCAAGATTAGCTCCCGGCCAAAGAGCGACGGTGACGTTTGATGCTGTACCCAACCGCACCTACGAAGGAAGAATTACACGAATTTCACCTGCTGCCGCCGATGCCCGTCTGATTCCTGTAGAAGTGGTGATTGACAATGGCGATGAACGCTTAGGCAGTGGTTTACTGGCACGGGTTGTTTTCCAAGGAGCGAATGCGCCGCGCCTGATGATTCCCCAATCCGCCCTCAAGGGCTTCGAGGAAGGGCAACTCTCCTCACGGCAAGGCAGCGTTTTTGTGGTCGTGGGCGATCGCGTGCAGGAGCGGCAAGTCACCCTTGGTCAACGGCGAGAGGGGAAAGTGGAAATCCTCAGTGGCTTAAATGCCGGCGATCGCTATGTCGTCCGTTCGGGTCGCCCCCTGCGGGATGGGGATAAAATTCGCCCCAGCATCCTCTCTGAAGGCTAA